A single genomic interval of Candidatus Hydrogenedentota bacterium harbors:
- a CDS encoding carbon-nitrogen hydrolase family protein, which translates to MLRKKIEAAVIQFDCPPDKDEAIARLETLIGEAAVGADLVLIAETPFTPYTTVADFRPLAEAVPGPFSDRLGRLAQRHGVYLCSGTIERDGDAVYNTALFYSPGGDLLHKHRKVTLASCDLTGGFTAGSTIEVVETPFGRVGILICLDTIERANQNAMAEQRPDLILVPSYGLAKTNYGKSEVIDCMVDECLDEWRMRMRMLAKFCGAYLLRADHCGVEGPQVRVGHSLAIHPGGHVIAEATMRPSILRVTLDPSRAEQMRW; encoded by the coding sequence ATGCTGAGAAAGAAAATCGAAGCCGCAGTCATTCAGTTTGACTGTCCTCCCGACAAAGACGAAGCCATTGCGCGCCTCGAGACCTTGATTGGCGAGGCCGCCGTGGGCGCGGATCTAGTCCTCATCGCCGAGACCCCCTTCACGCCCTACACCACGGTCGCCGACTTTCGCCCTCTGGCGGAAGCGGTGCCCGGTCCCTTCAGTGACCGGCTTGGCCGACTCGCCCAGCGCCACGGAGTATATCTGTGCAGCGGCACCATCGAGCGCGATGGCGATGCCGTCTACAATACGGCCCTGTTTTATTCGCCGGGGGGCGATCTGCTCCACAAGCACCGGAAAGTCACCCTGGCCTCCTGCGACCTGACCGGCGGCTTCACCGCGGGGTCTACAATCGAGGTCGTGGAGACGCCCTTTGGCCGGGTGGGAATTCTCATCTGCCTGGACACCATCGAACGCGCCAACCAGAACGCGATGGCGGAGCAGCGTCCGGACCTTATCCTTGTGCCCTCCTACGGCCTCGCCAAGACCAATTACGGTAAGTCCGAGGTCATCGACTGTATGGTCGATGAATGCCTCGATGAGTGGCGCATGAGGATGCGGATGCTGGCCAAGTTCTGCGGGGCCTATCTTCTGCGTGCGGACCACTGCGGTGTGGAAGGGCCGCAGGTTCGGGTGGGCCACTCTCTTGCAATTCACCCCGGCGGCCACGTCATCGCCGAGGCCACCATGCGCCCGAGTATCCTTCGGGTGACGCTGGACCCATCGCGCGCGGAGCAGATGCGCTGGTAG